A genomic segment from Streptomyces sp. NBC_01233 encodes:
- a CDS encoding ABC transporter permease yields the protein MSAYTALTAAGYRAQVRDKATLFFTFAFPLLFLVVFGLIFSGQDVAETGRPYISYIAPGVMSWGVANAAVFGIAFTLMQWRRDDLLRLIRLTPTPLTTVLASRYVLALAVGVVQAAVFVAVAMLPGFGLVLDGRWPLVLPALVLGITAFLAIGVIVGTYANTPEAVAAIANCLMVPMAFLSGSFLPLDMMPSWLRSVSRVLPLRYLNDAATGALTGTGSLTAIWTGWAALLGFALLFGAIGLKTFRWSNRT from the coding sequence ATGAGCGCATACACGGCCCTGACCGCAGCCGGCTACCGGGCGCAGGTCCGGGACAAGGCCACCCTCTTCTTCACCTTCGCCTTCCCGCTCCTCTTCCTGGTCGTCTTCGGCCTGATCTTCAGCGGGCAGGACGTCGCGGAGACCGGCCGCCCCTACATCTCGTACATCGCGCCCGGGGTGATGTCGTGGGGCGTCGCCAACGCGGCCGTCTTCGGCATCGCGTTCACGCTCATGCAGTGGCGGCGCGACGACCTGCTCCGGCTGATCCGGCTGACCCCGACCCCGCTGACCACCGTGCTCGCCTCGCGGTACGTGCTGGCCCTGGCCGTGGGCGTGGTGCAGGCCGCGGTGTTCGTCGCCGTGGCGATGCTCCCCGGGTTCGGGCTGGTCCTGGACGGGCGCTGGCCGCTGGTGCTGCCCGCCCTGGTCCTGGGAATCACGGCGTTCCTCGCGATCGGCGTGATCGTCGGCACGTACGCGAACACCCCGGAGGCCGTGGCCGCCATCGCCAACTGCCTGATGGTGCCGATGGCGTTCCTGTCCGGCTCGTTCCTGCCGCTCGACATGATGCCGTCGTGGCTCCGGTCCGTCTCGCGCGTGCTGCCGCTGCGCTACCTGAACGACGCGGCGACCGGCGCGCTCACCGGCACCGGCTCCCTCACCGCCATCTGGACCGGATGGGCGGCCCTGCTCGGCTTCGCCCTCCTCTTCGGTGCGATCGGGCTGAAGACCTTCCGCTGGAGCAACCGGACATGA
- a CDS encoding TOMM precursor leader peptide-binding protein — translation MKTTSARPLAPDGTPLEAARRDLARALEPLGAVVVTLGVHDALGPRTADPFATVRPGASVHLTAREVLVGPWGGDGTAPACGQCLAMRRQRLRSRSERDALETGLGPGTPAGPEWPRLSPYAHDAVYALHEAVHGGRAGAPAGEASDRTLPQVSRLDLGTLRIRTYPLLADPLCPDCGPRGTDAPRPFAPASRPKPDPGAQRLRAASSYPMPYAALANPVTGVLGGGTWLGVTSPTTAPVAGSAFMRGYAGLTDVTWSGQANSFTASRDLAHLEGLERYAGTHRRTGNTLLTASYAELGERALDPAECGFYAPGTYRDDPLVSPFDPERPIPWVYGHSLRDDRPLLVPARLVHYSAGVAADNFVFECSNGCAIGSCPEEALLGALLELVERDAFLIAWYAGLPLTEIDLATVPGTAVRTMADRAALQGYDVHAFDNRIDLAVPVVTGLAVRRDGGPGLFSFGAGAALDPATAVEAALSEVLTYIPHLPRQVEERRGELEAMAGDFSRVLHLKDHAQLYGLPAMAEHVRPYREPAAVRAMDDAYRSWTEHGRPRTGDLRDDLLCVVDELTGAGHDVIVVDQTTPEQRRIGLHTVCAVVPGLVPIDFGWSRQRAPHLPRLRSAPRRAGLRAADLTDADIRRVPHPFP, via the coding sequence ATGAAGACGACCTCCGCACGTCCGCTCGCCCCCGACGGGACGCCCCTGGAGGCGGCGAGGCGGGACCTCGCCCGGGCGCTGGAGCCGCTCGGCGCCGTCGTGGTGACCCTGGGCGTCCACGACGCCCTGGGGCCGCGCACCGCCGATCCGTTCGCGACGGTCCGGCCCGGCGCGAGCGTGCACCTCACGGCGCGCGAGGTGCTCGTCGGCCCCTGGGGCGGTGACGGCACCGCACCGGCGTGCGGCCAGTGCCTGGCCATGCGCCGCCAGCGGCTGCGCAGCCGCAGCGAGCGCGACGCACTGGAGACCGGCCTCGGGCCGGGCACGCCCGCCGGCCCCGAGTGGCCGCGGCTGTCCCCGTACGCGCACGACGCGGTGTACGCGCTGCACGAGGCCGTCCACGGCGGCCGGGCCGGCGCACCCGCAGGGGAGGCCTCAGACCGGACCCTGCCCCAGGTGTCCCGGCTGGACCTGGGGACGCTGCGGATCCGCACGTACCCCCTGCTGGCCGACCCGCTGTGCCCGGACTGCGGCCCCCGGGGCACCGACGCACCGCGGCCCTTCGCGCCCGCGTCCCGGCCCAAGCCCGACCCGGGCGCGCAGCGGCTGCGGGCCGCCTCCTCGTACCCGATGCCGTACGCGGCCCTGGCCAATCCGGTGACGGGGGTGCTCGGCGGCGGCACCTGGCTGGGCGTCACCTCGCCGACCACCGCCCCGGTCGCGGGGAGCGCCTTCATGCGCGGGTACGCGGGACTGACCGACGTCACCTGGAGCGGGCAGGCCAACAGCTTCACCGCGAGCCGCGACCTCGCCCACCTGGAGGGGCTGGAACGGTACGCCGGCACCCACCGCCGCACCGGGAACACCCTGCTCACCGCCTCGTACGCAGAACTGGGCGAGCGCGCGCTCGATCCGGCCGAGTGCGGCTTCTACGCCCCCGGGACCTACCGCGACGACCCGCTCGTGTCCCCCTTCGACCCGGAGCGGCCGATCCCGTGGGTGTACGGGCACTCGCTGCGCGACGACCGCCCCCTCCTGGTCCCGGCCCGGCTGGTGCACTACAGCGCGGGGGTCGCCGCCGACAACTTCGTCTTCGAGTGCTCCAACGGCTGCGCCATCGGCAGCTGCCCGGAGGAGGCGCTGCTGGGCGCGCTGCTCGAACTCGTGGAACGGGACGCGTTCCTGATCGCCTGGTATGCCGGACTGCCGCTGACCGAGATCGACCTGGCGACGGTGCCGGGAACGGCGGTGCGCACGATGGCCGACCGGGCGGCGCTCCAGGGGTACGACGTGCACGCCTTCGACAACCGCATCGACCTGGCCGTGCCCGTCGTGACCGGGCTCGCGGTGCGGCGCGACGGCGGCCCGGGACTGTTCTCCTTCGGCGCCGGAGCCGCGCTCGACCCCGCGACGGCCGTGGAGGCGGCCCTGTCGGAGGTGCTCACGTACATTCCGCACCTGCCCCGCCAGGTCGAGGAGCGGCGCGGCGAACTGGAGGCGATGGCGGGGGACTTCAGCCGCGTCCTGCACCTGAAGGACCACGCCCAGCTGTACGGGCTGCCGGCCATGGCGGAGCACGTGCGGCCCTACCGGGAGCCGGCGGCCGTGCGCGCGATGGACGACGCGTACCGGTCCTGGACGGAGCACGGGCGGCCGCGGACCGGCGATCTGCGCGACGATCTGCTGTGCGTCGTGGACGAGTTGACGGGGGCGGGCCACGACGTGATCGTCGTCGACCAGACCACGCCGGAACAGCGGCGGATCGGGCTGCACACGGTCTGCGCGGTGGTGCCCGGGCTGGTGCCGATCGACTTCGGCTGGTCCCGGCAGCGGGCCCCGCACCTGCCG